DNA sequence from the Blastomonas fulva genome:
CGCGGCGGTGCCAACGGGCATGAAGGCGGGCGTGCGGATGGTGCCGCGCTGCATGGCAAGCTCGCCCGTCCGCGCCTTGCCATCGCGGGCGGAAATCGAAAAGGCGAATCTGGGGGCGGTTTGCGTCATGGCCGCGCGCTCTAGCCGGTTTGATATGCATCGGCAAAGGTTTGACGATTCGCGGCGGTTATGCGAGCGATGGCAATGCTTTCCGGCCAGCAGGAGCCCTGTCTTCATGTCCCAGAATTTCCCGCTCACCGCGCTTGCATCGGCGCTGATCGCCGCCGCCTCGCTTGCCGCATGCTCGGCAGACAAGCCGGCAACGCCTGAAGAAACCAGCGCCAAGGCGATCGACAAGGCCGCGACCGAGCTGGCCGCACAGGAGAAATGCTATGGGATCGCGCTCGCCAAGCAGAATGACTGCGCGGCGGGCCCCGGCACAAGCTGTGCGGGGACCTCGTCGGTCGATTATCAGGGCAATGCCTGGAAGTTCACCGAAGCGGGCGAATGCGAAAAGATGGGCGGATCGCTCACCGAGGTCGCGGACAACGATCCGCCGGTGCCCGCCAAGGGCTGAAGCATAGACTTCGCATTTCCGTCACCCCGCGCGCGCGCAGGGGTCCAGCTATTGTCGACCTTTGCGCAGAAGCGGGATTCCCGCGTTCGCGGGAATGCCGGGAGCGAAGCCTACTCGGCCGGCTCCGACTGCGCTTCGGGCAGGGCCTCCTCCGCCTCCGCCGGTGCGGCCTTCGCGGCCTTGCGGTCGGTGAACCAGATCGCGATGATGCTGAGCTCGTAGAGCAGGATCAACGGGACAGCGAGCATCAGCTGCGAGACCACATCGGGCGGGGTCAGCACCGCAGCGACGATGAACGCGGCGACGATCATGTAGCGCCGCATGCTCACCAGCTGCGCGCGCGAAACTATCCCGGCGCGGTTGAGCAGCATCAGCAGCACCGGCAGCAGGAAGCTGATCCCGAAGGCCAGGATGAACTGCATCACCAGCGAAAGGTACGCATCGGTGCTGGGCAGCGCCTCGACCTCAAGCCCGCCCGATTCCCCCTGGAACTGCAGAAAGAAATGGAAGGCGGTCGGCATCACGACATAATAGGCCAGCGCCGCGCCGGCCGTGAACAGCACCGGAGTGGCGAGGATGAATGGCAAGAGCGCGCGCTTTTCCTGCCGGTACAGCCCCGGCGCAACGAACGCCCACATCTGGTTGGCGATGATCGGGAAGGACACGCAGAAGGCGGCGAAGATCGACACCTTCACCTGGACGAAGAATGCCTCGTACAACTTGGTGTACACCAGCCGCCCGTTGCCGTCACCGAATGCTTCCTTGAGCGGGACGACGAGGAACGAGAAAATGTGCTCTGAAAAATAGAAGCAGACGCCGAACGCCAGCAGCAGCGCC
Encoded proteins:
- the tatC gene encoding twin-arginine translocase subunit TatC; amino-acid sequence: MSEPEDEIDASRAPLLDHLIELRQRLVRCVVALLLAFGVCFYFSEHIFSFLVVPLKEAFGDGNGRLVYTKLYEAFFVQVKVSIFAAFCVSFPIIANQMWAFVAPGLYRQEKRALLPFILATPVLFTAGAALAYYVVMPTAFHFFLQFQGESGGLEVEALPSTDAYLSLVMQFILAFGISFLLPVLLMLLNRAGIVSRAQLVSMRRYMIVAAFIVAAVLTPPDVVSQLMLAVPLILLYELSIIAIWFTDRKAAKAAPAEAEEALPEAQSEPAE
- a CDS encoding BufA1 family periplasmic bufferin-type metallophore, which translates into the protein MSQNFPLTALASALIAAASLAACSADKPATPEETSAKAIDKAATELAAQEKCYGIALAKQNDCAAGPGTSCAGTSSVDYQGNAWKFTEAGECEKMGGSLTEVADNDPPVPAKG